The following coding sequences are from one Gimesia chilikensis window:
- a CDS encoding 4-hydroxyproline epimerase, protein MGSEARVHVIDSHTAGEPTRVVLSGGPELGTGPLSARRDRFRKTADGFRRTLIDEPRGNEALVGALLCEPTDSTCAAGVIFFNNRGYLGMCGHGTIGVAVTLAYLGRIEPGMHKLETPVGIVSVQLHDAHLASIENVPSYRLQADVTVEVPQLGPIHGDLAWGGNWFFLADSPLPLTAERIPELTTAGLRLRSVLAEQGICGASGEEIDHIEFFGPAESPEADSRNFVLCPGGAYDRSPCGTGLSAKLACLAAAGKLAPGETWVQESIIGSRFEGSYRQGPADQILPRITGSAYIVSESQLIQQPGDPFGQGIPTGAIK, encoded by the coding sequence ATGGGATCTGAAGCGCGGGTCCACGTCATCGACTCGCATACCGCAGGGGAACCGACGCGTGTCGTGCTGTCAGGAGGTCCTGAGCTTGGTACGGGACCGCTGAGTGCGCGACGGGACCGGTTCCGAAAGACTGCAGACGGGTTTCGTCGTACCCTGATTGATGAACCTCGGGGCAACGAGGCGCTGGTGGGGGCCCTGCTCTGTGAGCCGACCGATTCCACGTGCGCCGCGGGCGTCATCTTCTTTAATAACCGCGGCTACCTGGGGATGTGCGGCCATGGGACGATCGGCGTTGCAGTTACGCTGGCCTACCTGGGACGGATCGAACCGGGGATGCACAAGCTCGAAACACCGGTGGGTATCGTCAGTGTCCAACTACATGACGCGCATTTGGCGTCGATTGAAAACGTCCCCAGCTATCGACTGCAGGCGGACGTCACGGTCGAGGTTCCTCAACTGGGACCCATTCATGGTGACCTCGCCTGGGGTGGCAACTGGTTCTTTCTGGCGGATTCCCCGCTGCCATTAACTGCCGAACGGATTCCGGAGCTGACGACCGCCGGCTTACGTTTGCGGAGTGTTTTAGCAGAACAGGGCATTTGTGGTGCGTCAGGTGAGGAAATCGACCATATTGAATTCTTCGGGCCTGCAGAATCTCCCGAGGCGGACAGTCGGAATTTTGTCCTCTGTCCGGGAGGCGCTTACGACCGCTCGCCTTGTGGAACGGGGTTGAGTGCGAAGCTGGCCTGCCTGGCAGCTGCAGGAAAGCTGGCACCGGGTGAGACCTGGGTGCAGGAGAGTATCATCGGCAGCCGGTTTGAGGGATCGTATCGACAGGGACCCGCTGATCAAATTCTGCCCCGGATTACGGGCAGTGCGTATATCGTGAGTGAAAGTCAGCTGATTCAACAGCCGGGAGATCCGTTCGGGCAAGGCATCCCGACAGGAGCCATCAAATGA
- a CDS encoding PSD1 and planctomycete cytochrome C domain-containing protein gives MNFKRCALLLFLLLLSSFSAQTGSAEEKKTPVFESDIQPIFSAKCGKCHWDKVRKGGLDLSRIEGLHKGGESGESSLAESVDESLLWIMIDGGGMPPDDSPQLTEDELALIRKWLKTGAQTEKPIQLEEEKLNQHDVLPIVLLRCTACHGAELKRGGLDLRTPASMQKGGEHGPAFVAGKPEESLMIQRIESQACPPRELLLKFFVRRPPESEVEKLKNWIAAGAPVADIEPDVATTGPDPLVTAEDREHWAFQPPQAPQGVKSIDELIQKQLKAHELDFSPEADRDTLIRRAYVDLIGMPPAVEEWKYWRTSDDPHWYQTMIDQLLASPHYGERWGRYWLDVAGYADSEGGVSSDPLRAVAWKYRDYVIDAFNKDKPYDRFLLEQIAGDELLDVQKAPEVTQEMVDNLVATGFLRMGIDQTGSRTMNFVPERLGVIDDAINVMGSGVMGLTMECARCHSHKYDPIPHRDYYRFKAVFQGALDEYDWLTFKNRSLELGTSEQKQRVKQTNPVLNKELKQLAAQRRKAEADLQLELLKQHYPEQSEEDRQKTLRALKIADNNRTQEQRILVEKLRTAELMPETAWNDAVQAAKQRLKETDQETARVQAKMEPPLTIRALWDRGRPSPTYILRRGEHAQPGELVGPGAPAVLDPPGTPFVVKPPFPEGTPKTGRRLALARWLTRDDHPLTARVMVNRIWYHHFGTGLVKSLENFGVKGERPSHPELLDWLAVRFVEEGWSIKELHRLIMNSRTYRQSSQITDAIQKHDPQNRLLSHFPLRRMNAEALRDSLLFISGKLDDDAGGPPDSVSVDQNGLVSANATAEGGWRRSIYLQYRRTQIPTMLDTFDYPEMGPNCVTRSISTVSPQSLMLMNNERVRDLAVAFADRVQQTLAKQNLDSPAARVALVYEMALCRPPSETERKLGVATLKKLETSWNENSQAALETYCHTILNSAAFLYID, from the coding sequence ATGAATTTCAAGCGATGTGCTCTACTCTTGTTTCTGCTCCTGCTGAGCTCCTTTTCCGCACAAACCGGCTCCGCTGAGGAGAAAAAAACGCCGGTTTTCGAATCGGACATTCAGCCCATTTTTTCCGCCAAGTGCGGCAAATGTCACTGGGATAAGGTCCGTAAGGGGGGACTGGATCTCTCCCGCATCGAAGGTCTGCATAAAGGGGGCGAATCGGGTGAATCATCGCTGGCCGAATCTGTCGATGAGAGCCTGTTGTGGATCATGATCGATGGCGGCGGCATGCCTCCCGATGATTCACCACAGTTGACCGAAGACGAGCTGGCACTGATCCGCAAATGGCTCAAAACGGGAGCCCAGACAGAAAAGCCGATTCAACTGGAAGAAGAAAAGCTCAACCAGCACGATGTGCTGCCGATTGTCTTGCTGCGGTGCACCGCCTGTCATGGCGCGGAACTCAAACGGGGCGGCCTCGATCTGCGCACGCCGGCCAGCATGCAGAAAGGGGGCGAACATGGTCCCGCTTTTGTCGCAGGCAAACCGGAAGAGAGTCTGATGATCCAGCGGATTGAAAGCCAGGCCTGTCCGCCGCGTGAGCTGCTGCTCAAGTTCTTTGTTCGCAGACCGCCTGAATCGGAAGTCGAGAAACTGAAGAACTGGATTGCCGCCGGTGCTCCGGTGGCTGATATCGAGCCCGACGTCGCCACCACGGGACCGGATCCCCTGGTGACTGCAGAAGATCGCGAGCACTGGGCCTTTCAACCACCCCAAGCACCGCAAGGTGTGAAGTCCATCGATGAATTAATCCAGAAACAACTCAAGGCACACGAACTGGATTTTTCCCCGGAAGCGGACCGCGACACCTTAATCCGACGTGCCTATGTCGATCTGATCGGCATGCCCCCTGCCGTTGAAGAATGGAAGTACTGGCGAACCAGCGACGATCCGCACTGGTATCAGACAATGATCGATCAGTTGCTGGCGTCACCCCACTATGGAGAACGCTGGGGACGTTACTGGCTGGATGTCGCCGGCTATGCTGATTCTGAAGGGGGTGTCTCCTCTGATCCACTGCGGGCCGTCGCCTGGAAGTACCGCGATTACGTCATCGACGCCTTCAACAAAGACAAACCTTACGATCGCTTCCTGCTGGAACAGATTGCCGGCGATGAACTGCTCGACGTGCAGAAAGCTCCTGAAGTCACGCAGGAAATGGTCGACAACCTGGTCGCAACCGGATTCCTGCGAATGGGCATCGACCAGACCGGTTCCCGCACGATGAACTTCGTCCCGGAACGACTGGGAGTGATCGACGACGCGATTAACGTCATGGGCTCAGGTGTCATGGGACTGACCATGGAATGTGCCCGCTGTCATTCGCATAAGTATGATCCAATTCCCCACCGGGATTATTACCGGTTCAAAGCGGTCTTCCAGGGAGCACTGGACGAATACGACTGGCTTACATTCAAGAATCGTTCGCTGGAGCTGGGCACATCGGAACAGAAACAACGGGTCAAACAGACCAATCCGGTCCTCAACAAAGAGCTGAAGCAGCTCGCCGCCCAGCGCAGAAAGGCGGAAGCAGATCTGCAGCTGGAACTGCTCAAGCAGCATTATCCGGAGCAGAGTGAAGAGGATCGCCAGAAAACGCTGCGGGCCCTGAAAATCGCCGACAATAACCGGACGCAGGAGCAGCGGATCCTGGTCGAAAAACTGAGAACCGCTGAGCTCATGCCGGAAACGGCCTGGAATGACGCGGTGCAGGCAGCCAAACAGCGACTGAAGGAGACCGATCAGGAGACAGCACGCGTGCAGGCGAAGATGGAACCGCCTTTGACGATTCGTGCACTCTGGGATCGCGGACGCCCTTCCCCCACGTATATCCTGAGACGCGGAGAACACGCGCAACCGGGCGAACTGGTTGGCCCGGGGGCACCTGCGGTGCTGGATCCACCGGGAACGCCGTTCGTCGTCAAGCCCCCCTTCCCCGAGGGCACTCCGAAAACCGGTCGTCGTCTGGCACTGGCCCGCTGGTTGACGCGGGACGATCATCCGCTGACCGCGCGGGTCATGGTAAACCGCATCTGGTATCACCATTTTGGAACCGGCCTGGTCAAATCGCTGGAGAATTTCGGCGTCAAAGGGGAACGTCCTTCGCATCCCGAACTGCTGGACTGGCTGGCCGTCCGCTTCGTCGAAGAGGGTTGGAGCATCAAAGAGCTGCACCGCCTGATTATGAACTCCCGAACCTATCGCCAGTCGAGTCAGATTACTGACGCGATTCAGAAACACGATCCGCAGAATCGCCTGCTGTCACATTTCCCGCTGCGGCGGATGAATGCGGAAGCACTCCGCGATTCCCTGCTGTTTATTTCCGGCAAACTGGATGACGATGCCGGCGGTCCTCCCGATTCAGTCAGCGTCGATCAGAATGGTCTGGTAAGCGCAAACGCGACCGCCGAGGGGGGCTGGAGACGCAGTATCTATCTGCAATACCGACGAACGCAGATTCCGACGATGCTGGACACCTTCGATTATCCCGAAATGGGCCCCAACTGTGTCACGCGGAGTATTTCCACGGTATCGCCCCAGTCACTGATGCTGATGAACAATGAACGGGTCCGCGACCTGGCAGTGGCCTTTGCGGACCGGGTTCAGCAGACACTGGCGAAACAGAACCTGGACTCCCCGGCAGCCCGCGTTGCGCTGGTTTACGAAATGGCTCTGTGTCGTCCCCCCAGTGAAACCGAACGTAAACTGGGGGTTGCGACTCTCAAGAAACTGGAGACCAGCTGGAACGAAAATTCCCAGGCGGCCCTGGAGACGTATTGCCATACGATCCTGAATTCCGCTGCATTCCTTTATATTGACTAG
- a CDS encoding amidohydrolase family protein, translating into MNPSESGLTRRELLQCAATAGVAVALGNSMSWGADAMDARPTIIDTNVSLFDWPFRRLPLDETSLLVKKLRSLGVVQAWAGSYEGILHRDLSSVNQRLVEECQKYPELIPFGTINVSLPGWEDDFQDCLTKHQMPGVRVYPGYHGYALDDPQFKELLKQAASQKVLVQIVVSLEDTRTQSHLLRVADLDVQPLPEVVQQIPDCKVQLLNARPRSPLLKQLEETPGIYFDTARVDGTDGVPNLIEAAPAGRVLFGSHAPFLIPEAPLVRVYEARKLDAPALAALLSGNASRLLKSCREKQASAVTERKPEPLPTTIDAEQIHAGLPGQAQLKRYRIWDSYFTPSHSNPGRDGSSRLIADIERALPAARTGQFEKLCYFAHVGLGTTSDSQLEQLLREQPDVILKPLERWPELLIGMMQLNANDVPASLAALDQWIKNGPMRGVYFASSGPGAQVCTHPNFNPLVERIGELNGVIMQHTWFKTGGKGGPGESTPDDLVVLAKRFPDQQFLCAHAGGEWEQGIRAVRDCGNILVETSGFDPTAGFIEMAVRELGAERVVFGSHLPSRSLGTELCKVTCAQITEQEKFLILGENYRRLLAAQGAKAD; encoded by the coding sequence TTGAACCCATCTGAATCAGGCCTGACCCGTCGTGAACTGCTGCAGTGTGCCGCGACTGCTGGTGTTGCAGTTGCGTTGGGAAACAGTATGAGCTGGGGAGCCGATGCAATGGATGCGCGACCGACGATCATCGATACCAACGTCAGCCTGTTCGACTGGCCTTTTCGTCGACTCCCGCTGGATGAGACCTCGCTGCTGGTCAAGAAACTGCGATCCCTGGGAGTGGTACAGGCCTGGGCCGGCAGTTATGAAGGTATTCTGCACCGCGATCTGTCTTCCGTTAATCAGCGACTGGTTGAGGAATGTCAGAAGTATCCTGAACTGATTCCGTTCGGCACCATCAATGTGTCACTGCCGGGCTGGGAAGACGATTTCCAGGATTGCCTGACCAAACATCAGATGCCGGGAGTGCGGGTCTACCCGGGATATCATGGTTACGCTTTGGATGATCCCCAGTTTAAAGAACTTTTGAAGCAGGCAGCCAGTCAGAAGGTTCTGGTGCAGATTGTCGTTTCACTGGAAGACACGCGTACGCAGAGTCATCTGTTGCGTGTGGCTGATCTGGATGTGCAACCGCTGCCGGAAGTGGTCCAACAAATTCCGGATTGCAAAGTCCAACTGCTTAATGCACGTCCGCGTTCACCGTTGTTGAAACAGCTGGAGGAAACGCCCGGGATCTACTTTGATACTGCTCGCGTGGATGGAACGGATGGCGTGCCGAATCTGATCGAAGCTGCTCCTGCGGGTCGGGTCCTGTTTGGCAGCCATGCGCCGTTTCTGATTCCCGAAGCACCGCTGGTGCGTGTTTATGAAGCCCGCAAGCTCGACGCACCGGCGCTGGCCGCCCTGCTGTCGGGGAATGCGAGTCGCCTGCTGAAATCCTGTCGGGAGAAGCAGGCTTCTGCCGTTACGGAACGCAAACCAGAGCCCCTGCCCACGACAATCGACGCCGAACAAATTCATGCCGGGCTGCCCGGTCAAGCACAGTTGAAACGCTATCGCATCTGGGATTCCTACTTCACGCCCTCGCATTCGAATCCGGGTCGTGATGGGAGCAGCCGCCTGATCGCGGATATTGAGCGCGCCCTGCCTGCTGCCCGCACCGGTCAGTTTGAAAAACTGTGTTACTTCGCGCATGTGGGACTGGGCACAACCAGTGATTCCCAGCTGGAGCAACTGCTGCGTGAGCAACCTGACGTAATACTGAAACCGCTGGAGCGCTGGCCCGAGCTGTTAATCGGGATGATGCAGTTGAATGCCAACGATGTGCCGGCTTCCCTGGCGGCATTGGATCAGTGGATTAAGAACGGCCCAATGCGGGGCGTCTATTTCGCCAGCAGTGGTCCCGGGGCACAGGTCTGTACGCATCCGAACTTCAACCCGCTGGTCGAACGCATTGGCGAGTTGAACGGCGTGATCATGCAGCACACCTGGTTCAAGACCGGTGGCAAAGGGGGACCGGGTGAATCGACGCCGGACGACCTCGTGGTTCTGGCCAAACGATTTCCCGACCAGCAATTCCTGTGCGCCCACGCGGGTGGCGAATGGGAACAGGGCATCCGCGCGGTCCGGGATTGCGGGAATATTCTCGTAGAGACTTCGGGCTTCGACCCGACGGCGGGCTTCATTGAAATGGCCGTCCGCGAACTGGGGGCCGAACGCGTGGTCTTTGGGAGCCACCTTCCCTCACGCTCACTGGGAACCGAATTGTGTAAAGTCACCTGTGCCCAGATTACCGAACAGGAGAAATTCCTGATCCTGGGTGAGAACTATCGGCGGTTGCTGGCGGCGCAGGGTGCGAAAGCAGACTGA
- a CDS encoding DUF1501 domain-containing protein, translated as MSIKPQQKEPLPQQTEVSAAAPLFSRRQFLQTAGGGFSGMALMAMLSGETKAEPHYPAKAKRVIQIFCPGGMSHVDTFDFKPALEKRAGQPFDPDGKLQFFASKPGNCQPGFWKFKRHGESDLWMSDLFPKLANCIDDMSFIYSMHSKTALHGPACFMMNTGFTLPGFPSMGAWVTYGLGSEAEDLPAFVVLPDPRGLPPGGIINWGAGFLPAVHQATTLDTSNPRQPIADLFPPDEFAAQTKQSEQPGLDFLQKLNRLHQQPRSGNSELDARIKAYEMAARLQLSAPEVTDLASETTATRDLYDVDHPEIGPFGRQCLLARRLAERGVRFVQIYCGAENTTAKKIRPNWDSHEDLVRDHGYWGAVLDTGAAALLQDLKQRGMLDDTLVICTTEFGRQPAGQGKQSKGRDHNAGAFTSWLAGGGIKGGVGYGATDELGFKAVESPAYSYDLHATALHLLGIDHTKLTFYHNGIERRLTDVHGHVIQELLS; from the coding sequence ATGTCGATTAAACCACAACAGAAAGAGCCGCTTCCGCAGCAGACAGAAGTGTCAGCAGCCGCGCCGCTGTTCTCGCGCCGTCAGTTTCTGCAGACGGCGGGAGGCGGCTTCAGCGGCATGGCCTTAATGGCGATGCTGTCCGGAGAAACGAAGGCTGAACCGCACTATCCTGCCAAGGCAAAACGCGTGATTCAGATTTTCTGTCCGGGCGGAATGAGCCATGTCGACACTTTCGATTTTAAACCGGCGCTGGAGAAACGGGCGGGACAGCCCTTTGATCCGGACGGCAAGCTGCAGTTCTTCGCGTCGAAACCGGGTAACTGTCAGCCTGGTTTCTGGAAATTCAAACGGCATGGGGAATCGGACCTCTGGATGAGTGATCTGTTTCCCAAGCTGGCCAACTGCATCGACGATATGTCGTTCATTTATTCCATGCACAGCAAAACGGCCCTGCATGGCCCCGCCTGTTTCATGATGAATACGGGATTCACGCTGCCCGGCTTTCCCAGCATGGGAGCCTGGGTGACTTACGGTCTGGGCAGTGAAGCGGAAGATCTGCCCGCATTCGTCGTACTGCCCGATCCACGGGGACTGCCGCCCGGCGGCATCATCAACTGGGGCGCCGGATTTCTGCCCGCGGTGCACCAGGCGACGACACTCGATACATCTAATCCCCGGCAGCCGATTGCCGACCTCTTTCCTCCGGATGAATTCGCAGCACAGACCAAACAGAGCGAACAGCCGGGACTCGACTTCCTCCAGAAACTGAATCGCCTGCATCAGCAACCCCGTTCCGGGAACAGTGAACTGGATGCGCGAATCAAGGCGTATGAGATGGCAGCCCGCCTGCAGTTAAGTGCACCGGAGGTGACCGACCTCGCCTCTGAGACGACCGCGACCCGCGACCTGTATGATGTGGATCATCCCGAAATCGGTCCCTTCGGACGACAGTGTCTGCTGGCGCGGAGACTGGCGGAACGGGGCGTGCGGTTCGTGCAGATTTACTGCGGTGCGGAGAACACAACCGCCAAGAAGATTCGTCCCAACTGGGACAGCCACGAAGACCTGGTCCGCGACCACGGATACTGGGGCGCGGTGCTCGATACCGGAGCCGCAGCGTTGCTGCAGGATCTGAAGCAGCGAGGCATGCTGGACGACACGCTCGTTATCTGTACTACCGAGTTTGGTCGACAACCCGCGGGTCAGGGGAAACAGAGCAAGGGCCGCGACCATAACGCGGGTGCCTTTACGTCCTGGCTGGCGGGCGGGGGCATCAAAGGGGGCGTCGGTTATGGGGCCACCGATGAGCTGGGCTTCAAAGCGGTTGAATCGCCGGCGTACAGCTATGATCTGCACGCCACGGCCCTGCATCTTTTGGGGATCGATCACACGAAACTGACGTTTTATCATAACGGAATCGAACGTCGCCTGACCGACGTGCATGGTCACGTCATTCAGGAACTGCTGTCCTGA
- a CDS encoding dihydrodipicolinate synthase family protein, with the protein MPALMTPCQTDGSPNYDALVSKARELIDLGMRAVVYCGSMGDWPLLTDAQRQEGVRRLVEAGVPVVVGTGAQNTQSAVAHAAHAQEVGAAGLMLIPRVLSRGSSPAAQKSHFSDILKAADRLPAVIYNSPWYGFETRADLFFELRRSYGNLVGFKEFGGAEALNYAAEQITTGDSGLSLMVGVDTQVFHGFVNCGAVGAITGVGNALPIPVLKLIAFCERAAQGDVEARRLALELDAALAVLSRFDEGPDLVLYYKSLMVLEGNPEYQLHFNPSDQLSESQRCFLHDQWQLFKNWWNQWPGANA; encoded by the coding sequence ATGCCGGCCTTGATGACTCCCTGCCAGACTGATGGGAGTCCCAACTATGACGCGCTGGTCAGCAAGGCCCGGGAGTTGATTGATCTGGGGATGCGGGCCGTGGTCTATTGTGGCTCCATGGGAGACTGGCCGCTGTTGACCGATGCACAGCGGCAGGAAGGTGTCAGGCGACTGGTCGAAGCGGGCGTGCCGGTCGTTGTTGGTACGGGGGCTCAAAACACGCAGAGCGCCGTGGCTCATGCAGCGCATGCCCAGGAAGTGGGTGCAGCCGGACTGATGCTGATTCCCCGCGTGCTTTCGCGCGGCTCCTCACCGGCGGCACAAAAGTCGCATTTCTCTGACATACTCAAAGCAGCCGACAGGTTACCGGCGGTGATTTATAACAGTCCCTGGTACGGTTTTGAAACCCGCGCTGACCTGTTCTTTGAACTTCGGCGGTCGTATGGGAATCTGGTGGGCTTCAAGGAATTCGGAGGGGCGGAAGCTCTGAACTACGCCGCCGAGCAGATTACAACCGGTGATTCGGGGCTGTCCCTGATGGTGGGCGTGGATACGCAGGTCTTTCACGGATTTGTGAACTGCGGCGCCGTTGGTGCGATCACGGGAGTGGGGAATGCGTTGCCGATCCCCGTATTGAAGTTGATCGCGTTCTGTGAACGGGCAGCGCAGGGAGATGTCGAGGCCCGCAGGCTGGCTCTGGAACTGGATGCGGCCCTGGCGGTCCTCTCCCGGTTTGACGAAGGCCCCGACCTGGTTCTGTATTACAAATCATTGATGGTACTGGAGGGGAATCCCGAATATCAGTTGCACTTTAACCCGTCGGATCAGCTGTCTGAAAGCCAGCGGTGTTTTCTGCACGACCAGTGGCAGTTGTTTAAGAACTGGTGGAACCAGTGGCCGGGAGCAAACGCATGA
- a CDS encoding DUF1501 domain-containing protein, with the protein MKHSSEPLQTRRDFFARTSDGIMGAALTHLFCQDFFGGTQALASESEHAPQQYDLKPKEPHHPPKATSVIHLFMNGGPSQMDLFDPKPVLDKMDGKPYPGNIEDLGNSNTSSIGEMLGGQYKFARHGESGMWMADVLPETAKMTDELCLLNSMWTDHPNHDNALYKIHSGRLFMGYPTFGSWTVYGLGTENQNLPAYVVLTDPLGAPKNGTRNWTAGFLPPTYQGTRLRPTGSPILNLKPQYEQPSAVTESAQKLLNQLDEIHRKERPYNPLLDARIESYSLAARMQMSATEALDLSKETKPTLEQYGIGEKATDSYGRRCLLARRLVERGVRFVQIFLEEQPWDSHADLNANHRLMCERTDKPVAGLLRDLKQRGLLDNTLVIWGGEFGRTPTTQKSSNGYSGRDHNMQAFTSWMAGGGVKGGTTYGVTDDFGHSVVENPVSVHDFHATILHLLGLHHQKLHFTRSGLEERLTGVKPPRVVKEIIS; encoded by the coding sequence ATGAAGCATTCTTCCGAACCACTGCAGACACGTCGTGACTTTTTTGCCCGGACCAGTGATGGCATCATGGGCGCAGCGCTGACACACCTGTTCTGCCAGGATTTTTTTGGCGGAACCCAGGCACTCGCATCTGAGTCAGAACACGCGCCACAACAGTACGACCTGAAACCGAAGGAACCGCACCATCCGCCCAAAGCGACATCGGTGATCCACCTGTTTATGAACGGGGGGCCGAGCCAGATGGATCTGTTCGATCCCAAGCCGGTGCTCGACAAGATGGATGGCAAACCCTACCCGGGGAACATCGAAGACCTGGGGAACTCGAACACGAGTAGTATCGGAGAAATGCTGGGCGGACAATACAAGTTCGCCCGACACGGGGAATCGGGAATGTGGATGGCCGACGTCCTGCCGGAAACTGCGAAGATGACTGACGAACTCTGTCTGCTCAATTCGATGTGGACCGACCACCCCAACCACGACAATGCCCTGTATAAAATTCACAGCGGGCGGCTGTTCATGGGCTATCCCACGTTTGGTTCCTGGACCGTCTACGGGCTGGGCACCGAAAATCAGAATCTGCCTGCGTATGTCGTGCTGACCGATCCCCTGGGGGCTCCCAAGAACGGTACCCGTAACTGGACAGCCGGCTTTCTGCCTCCGACTTACCAGGGAACGCGGCTGCGTCCGACCGGTTCGCCGATCCTGAATCTGAAACCTCAGTACGAACAACCTTCGGCGGTGACCGAGTCCGCACAGAAACTGCTGAACCAGTTGGATGAGATTCATCGCAAAGAGCGTCCTTATAATCCGCTGCTGGATGCCCGCATCGAATCGTATAGCCTGGCAGCGCGGATGCAGATGTCAGCCACCGAAGCCCTTGACCTTTCCAAAGAGACGAAACCCACACTGGAGCAGTATGGTATCGGCGAGAAAGCGACCGACTCGTATGGTCGCCGCTGCCTGCTGGCCCGCCGTCTGGTGGAACGGGGCGTCCGGTTTGTGCAGATCTTCCTGGAAGAACAACCGTGGGACAGTCACGCCGACCTGAATGCCAACCATCGCCTGATGTGCGAACGCACGGACAAACCGGTGGCTGGACTGCTGCGTGACCTGAAACAGCGGGGACTGCTCGATAATACGCTAGTCATCTGGGGCGGTGAATTTGGACGAACGCCGACTACGCAGAAATCATCGAACGGATATTCAGGCCGCGATCACAACATGCAGGCCTTCACTTCCTGGATGGCCGGCGGTGGCGTGAAAGGGGGCACGACCTACGGCGTCACCGATGATTTCGGACACAGCGTCGTCGAGAATCCGGTGAGCGTGCATGACTTCCATGCGACCATTCTACACCTGCTGGGACTGCATCATCAGAAACTCCATTTCACCCGCAGCGGGCTGGAAGAGCGGCTGACCGGGGTCAAGCCGCCCCGCGTGGTCAAGGAGATCATCAGTTGA
- a CDS encoding AraC family transcriptional regulator codes for MIHELLQQLDEPFTGEALFDHLPDIVYFIKDRSGAYLVVNTTLQQRCGMQTKAQLLGRTPCEVFRSPLGNRFQEQDQRVLKTGKPLLSQLELHVYPSREVGWCLTTKLPLKNRRGTVVGLVGVSKDLQLPDYATAEYQHVATAIQYAEQHLAEPPSIPELAAQAQMSRYQFDRRIRRVFGLNASQWLLKLRIDLAQQQLCETDAPISAIALNVGYADQSAFTRQFRSTTGMTPQDYRRTGRRAE; via the coding sequence ATGATCCACGAATTACTGCAGCAACTGGATGAGCCGTTTACCGGCGAAGCACTTTTCGATCATCTGCCTGATATCGTCTATTTCATCAAGGACAGGAGTGGGGCCTATCTGGTTGTGAACACCACGCTGCAGCAGCGGTGTGGCATGCAAACCAAGGCTCAACTGCTGGGACGGACTCCCTGTGAAGTCTTTCGGTCGCCGCTGGGAAACCGTTTTCAGGAACAGGATCAGCGCGTGCTCAAAACCGGGAAACCCTTGCTTTCCCAACTCGAACTGCACGTCTACCCCTCGCGCGAAGTGGGCTGGTGCCTGACGACCAAGCTGCCCCTCAAGAACCGCCGGGGCACCGTGGTCGGACTGGTCGGCGTTTCCAAAGACCTGCAACTGCCGGACTACGCGACCGCAGAATATCAGCACGTTGCCACCGCCATTCAATATGCCGAACAGCATCTGGCTGAACCCCCGTCCATTCCGGAACTGGCTGCGCAGGCACAGATGTCCCGCTATCAGTTCGACCGCCGAATCCGTCGCGTGTTCGGACTGAATGCCAGCCAGTGGCTCTTGAAACTCCGCATCGATCTGGCTCAGCAGCAGTTATGTGAGACGGACGCTCCCATCTCTGCGATCGCCCTGAATGTCGGCTATGCCGACCAGAGTGCCTTCACACGTCAGTTCCGCAGTACAACCGGCATGACGCCTCAGGATTATCGCCGCACGGGACGTCGGGCAGAATGA